The window TGCGGAAGAAGAATGTCAGCATCAGCGTGGCGATGTGGCTTCCGTCAACGTCGGCATCGGTCATGATGATGATCTTGTTGTAGCGCAGCTTTTCGAGATTCAGGGCTTTCGAGTCCTCCTCGGTGCCGATCGTCACGCCGAGGGCCGTGAACATGTTCTTGATCTCCTCGTTCTCCCACATGCGGTGTTCCTGAGCCTTCTCGATGTTCAGAATCTTACCGCGCAGCGGCATGATAGCCTGGAAGTTGCGGTCACGGCCCGATTTGGCCGTACCGCCTGCCGAGTCACCCTCGACGAAGAAGATCTCGGCGATCGAGCGGTCGCGGCTCGAACAGTCGGCCAGCTTGCCCGGAAGTCCCGCCCCCGACAGCACGGTCTTGCGCTGCACCAGTTCGCGGGCGTGGCGTGCGGCATGGCGCGCCGTGGCGGCCAAAATCACCTTCTGCACGATGGCTTTGGCGTCCTTGGGGTTCTCTTCGAGATACTGTCCCAGCGCCGAGGCCATGGCCTGATCGACGGCGGCCGAAACCTCGTCGTTGCCCAGTTTGGTCTTGGTCTGTCCCTCGAACTGCGGCTCCTGCACCTTCACCGATACGACGGCCGTAAGTCCCTCGCGGAAGTCATCGCCGTTGATGTCGAACTTCAGTTTGGCGAGCATGCCCGAATCCTCGGCGTATTTTTTGAGCGTGCGGGTCAGCGCACGGCGGAATCCCGTCAGGTGCGTACCGCCCTCGATGGTGTTGATGTTATTTACATAGGAGTGGACGTTCTCCGAGAACGAATCGTTGTACTGCATGGCCACCTCCACCGGAACGCCGTTCTTCTCCGTGTCGAGGTAGATGATCTGGTCGATGATCGGGGTGCCGCGCGTGGCGTCGAGGTACTTCACGAACTCTTTCAGACCCTCTTCCGAATAGAAATGATCCTCGCGCGTCTTGCCCTCCTCGTCGGGACGTTTGTCGTAGAGGTTCAGACTGATGCCCTTGTTCAGGAACGCCAGTTCGCGCAGACGGTTGGCCAGAATCTCGTATTTGTATTCGGTGGTATGGGTGAAGATCGAGCCGTCGGGCTTGAAGGTGATGATCGTACCGCGGTCCGTACATTCGCCGACCACCTCGACCTGCGAGGTCGGGGCGCCCTTGCTGTACGTCTGGCGGTAGATTTTGCCGTCGCGGCTGTGAATCTCGGCGATCAGCAGCGTCGAAAGCGCGTTCACGCAGGATACGCCCACGCCGTGAAGGCCGCCCGAAACCTTGTAGCTGCCCTTGTCGAACTTACCGCCGGCGTGGAGCACCGTCAGCACCACTTCGAGCGCCGATTTGCCCTCCTTCTCGTGGTAGTCGGTCGGAATGCCGCGGCCGTTGTCCTTGACGGTGATCGAGTTGTCCTCGTTGATCGTCACGTCGATGTCGGTGCAGTAGCCTGCCAGCGCCTCGTCGATCGAGTTGTCCACGACCTCATAAACCAGGTGGTGAAGACCCTTTTCGCCGATGTCGCCGATGTACATGGCAGGACGCTTGCGCACCGCTTCGAGGCCCTCGAGGACCTGGATGTTCGACGCGGAGTATTCTTCTTCTTGTTTTTTTACGTTTTCTAATTCGGTACTCATCGTAGTCTGTAAAATATCGTACAAATATACGAAATGTTTCCGGATAAAACAAGCGTCCGGAAAAGCCTTTGCATTCTATTTTTTCGTCTGTTTGTCCGCTTTGCGGATGCTACGCCAGTTCGGCTTTGAGGTCCACCTCGCGGATTTTGCCCTGCGCGAAGAGGACGGCCCGGGCGGGGTAGTTCTCGATCAGCGATGTGTTGTGCGTTGACATCACCACGGCGCAGCCCCGTTCGGCGATCTTCTGGAACAGCTGCATGATGCCGTCGGCCGTCACCGGGTCGAGGTTGCCCGTGGGCTCGTCGGCCAGCAGCACCTGCGGGTCGTTCAGCAGGGCGCGGGCGATCACCAGCCGCTGCTGCTCGCCGCCCGAGAGTTCGAAGGGCATCTTGTAGCTCTTGGCGCCGAGTTCCACCAGCCCCAGCACCTGGTCGATGCGTTCGCGGATCTCCTGCTCGCGCTTCCAGCCCGTGGCTTTCATCACGTAATAGAGATTCATGAAGACGTTGCGGTCGGTGAGCAGCTGATAATCTTGGAAGACGATCCCGATGCGGCGGCGCAGGTAGGGGATGTCCCGGCGGCGCAGTTTGCGGAGGTTGAAACCGGCGACGTATCCCTCGCCCGTGAGCAGCTGCATTTCGGCATAGAGGGTTTTGAGCAGGGAGCTTTTCCCGCTTCCGACCCGGCCGATCAGGTATACGAACTCACCCGGGGCGACCGAGAGGTTTATCTCCGAAAGAACCATCTCCCCGCGTCGCAGGAGTTTTTTTTCCGGACGGCTGCCGAAAGGATCGTCGGCGTGGTAAATCGCCGCGTCACGGAGTCGGACAACATATTTGTTATCTGTCTGCATGCTGATAAAAGTGTCGTTGCGACATCAAAGATAAGCAAAAAATCGTCCCCGCGAAGCACCCCGGGGCAAAAAAAGCACCATCGGAACTTCCGTACGCATTCGGTCCGGGAAAAAGGGCCGAATGCCGTTGTTAACGGGCGTTTTTGTCTACAAAACCGCGCGTTTTTATTTTGCAATTCCGACGGCGGATACCTATTTTTGTCTAAATATCTAAGGGAATCATAGATGAAAGAAAACGAGATACTGCGAGCGGTATTGCAAGATACCGGGACCGGCTGGTGGGAGGCGGATATGACGAGGCGGATATTTCACATGTCCGATTTTTTGCAGAGGCTGCTTCGGTATTCCACCCCGGAGGTAGGATTCGACGAAATGAAAAGTCTGATCCCGGAGGCTTATGCCGAAATATTCGGACCGGGGAATTGCCTGTTGCAGGATGCGCATACGCCCAAACGCGCCATTCCCCTGATCGCGCCCGACGGGCGCCGGCTGTGGCTGCAATGGAAGGTGCTCGGCCGGGAAACGACTCCCGACGGCCGTGACGTTATGACCGGCTATGTACAGCAGATCGAATTCGAACCGCCTTCGGAGAACGGACGCGACCGCGTCCGGATCGACAACCTGCTCTACCGGCTCAACAGTATTTCGCATACGCTGCTCGCGCTGCTGCACAGCGGCAGGACCCGGGACACGGTCAACAAAATCCTCTACGAGGTGCTCACGATGTTCCGCGGCGACAGGGCCTACATCATCGAGTTCGACTGGGAGCAGCGCACCCACAACTGCACCTACGAAGTGACGGCCGCGGGCGTTTCCTGCGAGCAGGAGCGGCTCAGTTCGCTTTCGATGGAGGATTTCCCGTGGTGGACGGAGCGAGTCACCAAGGGCAATTCCATCATTCTTTCCGACATCCGCGATCTGCCTCCCGAGGCGGCGGGCGAACACGGCCTGCTGGCGGCGCAGAAGATCAAATCGCTGCTTATCATGCCGCTGGCCTCGCGGGACAAGGTTTGGGGCTATGCCGGCATCGACATCGTTGACAGACGCCGCGAGTGGACCGACGAAGACTGCCAGTGGTTCGCATCGCTGGCCAACATCATCGGGCTGTGCCTCGATTTGCAGCGTTCCGAACAGGCGGCGCAGGCCGACCGGCTCTATCTGCAAAACCTCTATCGGCATATGCCGATGGGGTATCTCCGGATGAAGATGATCGGCGACGAAGCGGGCCGGCCGCGCGACTACCGGGTGATAGATACGAACGATGCCGCGGACAAGATGCTGAACCTTCCGCGCGAATTCTACGTCGGTCACCTGGCCTCGGAACTCGGCGGCGAGCTGGCTCCGGTGCTGGAAGACGCCTCGGAGGTGCTCCGGACAGGACGATACGTCGAGGGGCACATCGGTTTGGAGCGGGACGAAAAACTTTACCTCAATTACATCCTCTACTCTCCGTGCGCCGAGGAGGTCGTGGCCTTCTTCTCGGACCTGACCGAGGTGCACAAGGCCCACGAGGTGCTCTACCGCAACGAACGTTTCCTGCGCAATATTTTCGACAACATTCAGGTCGGGGTGGAGCTTTATGCCCCGGACGGCACGCTGATCGACATCAACAACAAGGACATGGAGATCTTCGGCGTGACCCGCGAAGAGGCTCTCGGGCTCAACTTCTTCGAGAATCCGCTCGTGCCGCAGGATGCGCGCGAGGGGGTGCGCGCCGGACTCGAACAAGCCTTCTATGTCAACTATCCCTTCGAACGGCTCAACGGTTATTACACCTCGTCCAAGACCGGCTTTTGGGAGATCTACACCACGGTCAACATGCTCTACGACATCGAAGGGAACATCTCCAACTTCATGCTGATAAACATCGACAACACCGAGATCAACCGCGCCCACACGCGGCTGGCGGAGTTCGAGAGTTCGTTCGCGCTGGTGAGCAAACTGGGCAAGATGGGCTTCTGCCGCTTCGACCTGTTGACGCGGGCCGGCAGCGGGGTGCCCCAATGGTACCGGAACCTCGGGGAGCGGCCCGATACGCCGCTCGACCGGATCATCGGCGTCTACGACCACGTCGATCCCGTCGATAGGGCGTCGATCCTCGAAAATATCGCCCGCGTCAAGGCCGGGACATCGGACAGCTTCAACCTCGACCTGCATATCCTGAACGACGACGGCACGGAGAAATGGACACGCATCAACGTGGTGCGCAATCCGATGAACAACGATCCGTCGAAGATCGAGATGGTCAGCGTCAACTACGACATCACGGAGCTGAAAATGACCGAACGGAACCTGATCGAGGCCAAGAACAAGGCCGAGGTCAGCGACCGGCTCAAATCGGCCTTTCTGGCCAATATGAGCCATGAAATACGCACGCCGCTGAACGCCATCGTGGGATTCTCGAATCTGCTGACCGAAACGGACGATCCCGAAGAGCGGCGCGACTACCTGCGCGTGGTCGAGGAGAACAACGACCTGCTGCTCACGCTGATATCCGACATTCTCG of the Alistipes senegalensis JC50 genome contains:
- the gyrB gene encoding DNA topoisomerase (ATP-hydrolyzing) subunit B, producing MSTELENVKKQEEEYSASNIQVLEGLEAVRKRPAMYIGDIGEKGLHHLVYEVVDNSIDEALAGYCTDIDVTINEDNSITVKDNGRGIPTDYHEKEGKSALEVVLTVLHAGGKFDKGSYKVSGGLHGVGVSCVNALSTLLIAEIHSRDGKIYRQTYSKGAPTSQVEVVGECTDRGTIITFKPDGSIFTHTTEYKYEILANRLRELAFLNKGISLNLYDKRPDEEGKTREDHFYSEEGLKEFVKYLDATRGTPIIDQIIYLDTEKNGVPVEVAMQYNDSFSENVHSYVNNINTIEGGTHLTGFRRALTRTLKKYAEDSGMLAKLKFDINGDDFREGLTAVVSVKVQEPQFEGQTKTKLGNDEVSAAVDQAMASALGQYLEENPKDAKAIVQKVILAATARHAARHARELVQRKTVLSGAGLPGKLADCSSRDRSIAEIFFVEGDSAGGTAKSGRDRNFQAIMPLRGKILNIEKAQEHRMWENEEIKNMFTALGVTIGTEEDSKALNLEKLRYNKIIIMTDADVDGSHIATLMLTFFFRKMKELIENGHVYIATPPLYLVKKGKQERYCWTEKERDDITAEFGKGSHVQRYKGLGEMNAHQLWETTMNPDTRILRQVNIENAAEADRIFSMLMGDEVPPRREFIEKNAHYANIDA
- a CDS encoding cell division ATP-binding protein FtsE gives rise to the protein MQTDNKYVVRLRDAAIYHADDPFGSRPEKKLLRRGEMVLSEINLSVAPGEFVYLIGRVGSGKSSLLKTLYAEMQLLTGEGYVAGFNLRKLRRRDIPYLRRRIGIVFQDYQLLTDRNVFMNLYYVMKATGWKREQEIRERIDQVLGLVELGAKSYKMPFELSGGEQQRLVIARALLNDPQVLLADEPTGNLDPVTADGIMQLFQKIAERGCAVVMSTHNTSLIENYPARAVLFAQGKIREVDLKAELA
- a CDS encoding ATP-binding protein, whose amino-acid sequence is MKENEILRAVLQDTGTGWWEADMTRRIFHMSDFLQRLLRYSTPEVGFDEMKSLIPEAYAEIFGPGNCLLQDAHTPKRAIPLIAPDGRRLWLQWKVLGRETTPDGRDVMTGYVQQIEFEPPSENGRDRVRIDNLLYRLNSISHTLLALLHSGRTRDTVNKILYEVLTMFRGDRAYIIEFDWEQRTHNCTYEVTAAGVSCEQERLSSLSMEDFPWWTERVTKGNSIILSDIRDLPPEAAGEHGLLAAQKIKSLLIMPLASRDKVWGYAGIDIVDRRREWTDEDCQWFASLANIIGLCLDLQRSEQAAQADRLYLQNLYRHMPMGYLRMKMIGDEAGRPRDYRVIDTNDAADKMLNLPREFYVGHLASELGGELAPVLEDASEVLRTGRYVEGHIGLERDEKLYLNYILYSPCAEEVVAFFSDLTEVHKAHEVLYRNERFLRNIFDNIQVGVELYAPDGTLIDINNKDMEIFGVTREEALGLNFFENPLVPQDAREGVRAGLEQAFYVNYPFERLNGYYTSSKTGFWEIYTTVNMLYDIEGNISNFMLINIDNTEINRAHTRLAEFESSFALVSKLGKMGFCRFDLLTRAGSGVPQWYRNLGERPDTPLDRIIGVYDHVDPVDRASILENIARVKAGTSDSFNLDLHILNDDGTEKWTRINVVRNPMNNDPSKIEMVSVNYDITELKMTERNLIEAKNKAEVSDRLKSAFLANMSHEIRTPLNAIVGFSNLLTETDDPEERRDYLRVVEENNDLLLTLISDILDLSKIEAGTFEFNYGPVDVNQMCEEVVRSLSLKVQGRPVELRFVGPGSPCFILGDKGRLTQVITNFINNAVKFTAEGSITLSYAVEGTSIRFAVEDTGSGIDKEHLDNIFERFVKLNSFVQGTGLGLSISKSIVEQMGGRIGVESEPGEGACFWFTVPMGTPEALPDSDTACPPRMTAQPASRGGRRPVLLIAEDTDSNYLLLSLMLRKEYEVIRAGDGEEVVRLCEQIQPDAVLMDIQMPVMDGLKATQQIRRSGSRVPIIAVTAYAYDRDRQKALEAGCDEYLAKPLTGDTLRQTLHRLLAGE